CTGCCATGTTCTCCCCTTGCTGTCCCGCAGAGACTCGGGTCTGCTCTCTTTTATCTCTCCCAGTCCAGCTTATGAAAGGCTTGAGAATGACCTCCCCAGCTGACTTGTGTTTAAGTGCAGTAGTTGGTTTTTAGTCTGGCTGTGCTAGATCCCTGAGCCTTCCACCATCATCAGGGTTCAACAATATTGTTTGTCCGGGGCAAGTAAAATGCGATGTGTGTACAGCAGCATGGTTGGGCCAGTTCATGTTTGGGTGGGGTTAACAACGTAACTGACACCAAACTCAGTACTTGAATATGTAACCCCTCATTGTGCAAAAAATGGTCTCCATTCATGCATACTGACAAACAAGCCAATTATATTCTCTGTTGACAATGTTAGAGCGAGGTGTGCAGGAAAATAGCGAAGTGCAAATGCTAAGCAAAGCAAATCTgtagcttcttttcctcatgaACCAATTTGACCCCTCTGACCCTGAGATGTTCTGCAATGTTTGTAGGGAATATCCTATCAAGGCAGATTAAAAGTCTTTGTCTGAATGACAAATTTTAGAAATCACATTGCGTATAGCAGTGAAAAACCCACTAGCGCATGTGACTCACTGGACATGTACAAGCGACAGATGAACAATGAAGCCAATTCCATGTTGACCAAGTTGGTCACAAAAGCATACTGTTTTTTACCACAGAAAAACAAGTTAAATCAAAGTATATTGTGAGAATGTACATTTTAAGAATAACCTTACTTAAGTACCCATATGTCAATATATTTATGTGAATAATGCTTTATAATACAAAGATTTGTTTGGCACTGTAGAAATTTGGGTGGGGTCTATGAATTCTTCGGTTTGCCAGACCAGGAAAGTTGtggaaaaatgttaacattgaCCACTGTTCTAGTCTTGTGGGTTCTCATGGCTGCCAGTTACTTTTATGAATATGGCTGAGACAAATGGCTGCTAACCAAAACAAGCCAGGCAGGTTTATAGCTTGTGTTTTTAGTAGTGCTGCTAATCACCCATATCAGATGAAACAGCCCTTGGCTTAGCAGACCGCATTGATGGATACAAAAATCAGACAGCCACTCCCTTTCAGCGGTGTGGTGCTGGGGGCTGCCACTTCTGAGGTGATGCTGTGTATACCAGTCTGATGGGGGGTGGATGCCATTGCAGTGCAGGCTGGAATAACCTGGACATTGAGGTTCATTGTTGTGTAAGGTTCGTTATAGTGTGTGCTAGCAAAATATCTTAATTTggcatgtgcacgcacatgcatgcagtttTTCCAGCTAGATGTGTACAACAGTGACGGCACTCCGCTCACTCAGAGTCAGATCCATGCTCAGCTCTGCCGAATTCGCTCCCAGTCATGGAAGACTGATAAGGAGCCCATGGGAATTCTGACCAGCGAGCACCGCCACACCTGGGGCCAGGCGTACAACCGGCTGCTGCAAGGTACCTTCTTCCTAAGttacacaaaatgtaaaacataccGCTGTGTTAAAGATTAGAACATTAATATACACATCACAACCATGTTAAACCCCtaaaaacagtacaaacactGTTTGCTTTCAGTGTTTAGCACACGTACAACACCAGTGTGCTTAAAAACTAATTTCTCACTTGCACACTAAAATGCACCTAaacactaccactaccaccaccactgaTGCATCATTGCCCCTCCCAGACACCAAACCATAGTCGTTCTACATTGTCCTTCTGCATGAGGAATGTTTTTTTAGCCTACCCATCTCCCAGCAGTGTGTCTCATATCCACCATGTGCCCTTCACATTTCCCCACTCCACTCTGTGTTCCATGAGTATGAGTATGGGGATGAGCAGGGAACACCGACATTGTGCTGGAAGCTCCATGCCAGACCCACACtgctgtctttttgttttttctttttcatgtcttGCATGACCTGTTTGATTAGATTTCTTCTGCTCCCTGGTCTCTGTAGATAAGGTTAATAAGGAGTCAGTGAGGCTGATTGAGAAAGGGCTCTTCACTCTCTGCCTTGACTCTCCTGTCATGAGGATCTCTGATGAGAAGTacgagtctctctctctctgctttgtttgcattttactgTATGGGTAAAGGAATAAATATTGCTGAATCTGTGACTTgaagtatgtaaaaaaaaatttcttgaGTTAATGTGTTTAGACAATGAAAGGAATGTCttttttgaaattatttaattttctttggaTAATGGATGATTTCAGGTATGCAAGCCGAATGGCAGCTCAGATCTTGCATGGAGGAGGGACTTATTCGAACAGTGGGAACCGATGGTTTGATAAAACATTACAGGTAGGTGGAACTTTGTGCCATCTGGATATGGCTAAGTCAttccctctccttctcattTACAAATCCACCCcatatctctttctctgtagttTGTGATAGGAGAAGATGGTTCGTGGGGACTCTTGTATGAACAGGCGACTGCTGAAGGCCCTCCAATAGCCACACTCCTGCACCACATTCTGCAGTACtggtacacacgcgcacacagtatagtatagtgacattttgtataaaatattatattcaGAGCTGGTTTTCCCAGAAAGTGCCTGATCTGACACTAATCCAGGACTGTAGGCCATCAGAGGAGAATCCATACTGACCTTGCAGTTTAAAGAGTAATAATCTATGCCTGGCAATCAGCTGTGTGGATTGTTGTGAGCACAGGGcactcttttgttctttctttccacctctctctcctatAGTAAAAAAGCTGATACAGTGCGAgctcctctcatccctctgcCAATGCCCAAGAAGCTCTACTTTTACATTGACCCAGCCATCAAATGGGACATTGAAATGGCCAAGCAGAACCTTGACATGTGAGTTATCTCCACTTAGTTTACATAGCCCAGCCTCTCCCACCAAGGATTTCTaaaaaattaatcaattaattttttaaaaagtgggaAAACTtggataaacaaaacactgaaaactatTAATGCATTATTGTCTAACCTGAGGAATACTGCTTCATTCCAGGCTTGTACATAGTGGAAATGAAGTGCATTGACCCTCTGGGTAGTAGTTTGACACCCTTGTACAGCATCTATGATATTTGTGTCTTTTGGGCTAACGTTAAAACAACTGACCAAGCGGTGTTGTTCGTTTAGCCTCATCAATGACCTGGACATCACCTGCTTTAACTTCCAGCGCTTTGGGAAGGAGTTCCCCAAACAGTTTATCCTCAGTCCCAATTCCTTCATACAGTTGGCCATCCAGCTGGCGTACTACAGGTGAGCAAGATCCACCCATGGATGTTCTCATCTACCCTGCAGCCATGAGTGACTAGCCACGCAGATGTTGTACTTGTCCTGGAATCTcaaaagcatgtgtgtatgtaaaatatgGATTGCAGTACAAACCTATAAGAAGCCTAGAATCCTGGTAAAGCAAAACCATTTTATGATGCCCTTTGATTGTAATCTTTCACATAATTATTGTAATCTTTCACATAATTATTGTAACCTAATGCATTCTAAATATCAGTGCCATTACATATTGTATACATAGCTAGATGGTTAGCATGAGGAATGATATGCTATGTTCCTCAAAGCAAATATAGCTTTCTTCACTTGGGTAGTACTTGTGCAGGAACTCACACCATGCCACCCAGAGTACTTCTGCTTTTGGTTGTCGCAGGTAAAGAGGTACTAGGCATGTTCAATGCATGTAAACTATAGTAACTGGTAGATGATTGGATGATTAtagcatttaattttattttttttttttggatgagtTTTCTGGGGCATTGCTATTTAAAAATGGTATCACCCATTCCCTCTCCCTACTGCATTTACCTGTTTTAGTACTAAACTTGAAGGTGGATGTGTCCAGGTGTGTGGTAATTTGTGGTTACTGTTGGATCTGTATTCTGGTATCTTGTaagtgtttttggtttgtcaCCAGAGTGCACAGTGAGGTGTGCGCCACATGTGACATTGCCTCGCTTAGAATGTTCCGGGGAGGACGCACAGACTACATCCGTTCTCCgaccaatcagatgctgagctTCATTCAAGCATTTGAtgatccctctgtctctgtgagtgATGAGACTGGTtcaatgagagagaaaaaatggaaatgcaaaatggcaccttttcaaagcatacAAACAGTCTTCACACATGTTTCTTTCAGAGAGAGGCCAAGGTTGAACTGCTTAGAGAGGCAGTGGAGACGTACAGTCAGCTCACAGACCAGGTGCTCATGACTAGAGAGCATAATAGCTATTTATCTGTGTGAACATGGTCATTACTAATTGCTCATtttctgggtgggtgtgtttttgaTCAGGCGCTTCAGGGCCAGGGTATAGATCGCCACCTACTGGGCCTGAAATTGCAGGCCATTGAGGAGGGACTGAGTGTGCCCAGGATGTTCATGGACACAGCCTATGGACTGGCTACCCACTTTAAGCTGCGGACTGGACAGGTACcagtacacacgcacacacaacgcACCCCCCCAGGTAGATTTCTCTAAACGGATAAGGTAGCTCTGGTCTTGAGTGACCTTCACAATGTTTTACAGAATGGTTCTGCAGAGTGCAATAGAAACCTGCAATGTGATGTTaaattataatagtttttaataCATGCAGTTAGGTATAATTTAAGATATGACTGAGTTTCTTGCAAGGAACACTACTAATTATTACAGACTAAATAAGGCACTTTCATATTCATTGTCATAAGAATATAATATGTTAAGTCCAAACCCTTTCTGTTTAACATTGTAAAATCAGTTTGCATGGTGTTGGCAAAAAAGGTCTGGTGCACATTTGGTATGTCCGCACCTAAAACAGAATCTAAAGAGAGAAGAATGAAGGAACTGAGCCGACTCCACTATCAGCATTATAGTGTGTAGTTTTACTGTAATTGAGCACACTGGTTGACATAGATGATGTGAAAATCTGAAAGTGAATGACTTGATCCAGCACAATGCTGAGTCTAAAACCGCACCAACATGTCAGATGCTTAGAAATGCAGATGCATCAAAGGTTCTGCTATCCCagcaatgtgtttaaatgtgagTTTTGGATATACTCCAGGACTGTTTTGctttaacagcagcagcaggcaaagcccccccccccatcactcACTCAGTCATGTGTGCACCTCCTGTGGTTAACTGAGCTGCTATTGAATCTAAGCATCATAGAGCAAAGGTTCTGTTCCTGTAGCTGGTAAAACAGGCATGAAGAGCAAGATGTGCTAGCAGTACCAAGCTCGCAGCATGTATGGATTTAATctctgccaaatgctataaatgtgaaattttattaatataaaatgttggAGTAACACTTTCAACACTCTTGCTAGCAGTTATTGCAGTCTTGAAAGCATTAGTTTGGGGTTGGGATTTGAGCTTATGGAAACTTTTAATAGTTTCTAATCAGTTTAGCATGACTGGGTGATCCATCTCTTTTACTGGATCTTTGTGGATACCATGTTCTAATTCTTTGTCCATTTTCACCCATAGGTCCCCACTAATACGGACAGCGTCATGTGCTTTGGACCTCTGGTTCCGGACGGGTATGCCGTGTGCTACAACCCACAGTCAGACCACGTTCACTTCTCCGTCACTGCCTTCAACTGCTGCGAAGAGACCAACGCAGAGCACCTGGCTCTTACACTCGAGAGTGCCCTATGTGACCTCCAGGAGTTACTGCAGCCTTCTCCATAGAGCAGCGGTCAGCTTTCAGTTGGAGCAGGACTGAGCTTTAACACCTCCCTAATATCCTCCTTTCTGTCTAGTTTTCAAGAGGACTACCCAAGAGTCCAGTCCGGAGGAgtatataaacacagcattatCTAGTGTTGTTTAAGGCACATTAACGGGGGGCGCTCAACAAACTTTGCCATTAAAACTTGAAGAGTATTTGTAGTTAGTGATAGAAATTCACACCTTAAGTAGTGAATCCCAGGCTCCCATGGGTTAGTGAGCCCTTTCTTTTCAGGAGTGGTTGGAGATGCTTCCTCATTTGCTGTATGACCAGCAGTAATCCGGTAATGACCTGCAAGCCAACGCCTCAATAttttagtagtagtatttatatatatatatatatatatatatatatatatatatatatatatatatatatatatatatatatctgtctgcctgcctgcagatataaatatttcatgctgTTGAAATTGCCATGTGTACCATTCATGATTACCCCTGATTTTTCTTAAGTTAGCAGTACATATCTGATTTGATGTTTTTGCCATGACACTATTTCACCAtggtcatttatttatctagcCAGTGTTATTGGCTCAGGTTTCACCTCATAACACTTGTTTTATAAAAGGGGGGAATGAAATAGCTGGAAGCTCTATTGCTGATCTCCCTGTAAGGAAGGTAAAACGCATCCTATCTGACAGCATGGCTTGTGTCTTGTTAGCAAGTGACCTGTTGTGTGAAACAGCTGTGGGACGTGTAGGTTCAGCATCTACACATGAGCACTAGAGGGCGCTGAGGAGACAACCCACCCGAAGGCTGAGTAAATGACTGCATCAGATAGACTGAACAGTAGTGTAGTACAGTCGAGCTTGAGAAATGCTACACCTATAGTCAAGCACAGCATGTCTAATTCAAACAGCGGTGAGCGGTGAAATGATGTAATTCACTGTACTCCTTTAGCTGCTGTGACTGCACTCTTCCTGACTGGAATGCGTCTGAGGAAAGTCACATGGAACCTTTATTGCAGTGCATTATGGGATGTCTACCTACAtctaaaaatatctaaaatgtgGCCTTGGAATTGTTCTTGTTTGGAAAACAGTAGCTTTTGTGCAGTTTgaatgtgtgcttttttttggggggggggggataaccTACATTTAATCGTTCACCTGTTTTCTAATCACATATGGAAAGGTTTAATAAATAGTATGCCAATCTGAGCTTTTGTTCAAATCTGTGTCGATTCACCTGGTTTTACATTATCCGAATCCAGAGAATAGGTTCAAActagaggaaaaacaaacaccatccTATGGCCTTATTCTTTTCCTAACACCATCCTACATAAGTACTGATATTTATGATCAAATTGGCTCATGGTCAGAATAGTAGAGACATTCTGGGTATGTGTTTTGGTTGTGGCAGTTGAATTGACAAGTTTAGGTCAATATCAGGTCATTAGACAGGTTTTCATATGTGTCCAACACTCCCTGATATTTTCTTAAAAGCTGTGGAggatttaatcacattttactTACAAATGTGCATCATGCTAAGTGTGTGGTTCAAAGGACAAAAGTAGAATGACATTTGTTTGGTATTCAGTATGCTGGCAACATTTTATATAGCATATTCTGAGTTATTCAGGTTGCCTTTGCTTGCTATTTGCACCAGTAAAATTAAAagattatctttttttttttatttaaggtTTGTTGTCTTTCTTCTAACCACCGCCAAATGTGTCATATTAGACCTCATAcctgcttttattttcatttattttaggcTGTTATAGGTTATACTGTATGAGAAGTACACTTTActggttattttattttaattcaagAATATGGAAACTATAgttcattaaaaacatgtatAATACAACTATGTCTGGTAGCTTCTTGATAATTACGGGGGTCTATGTTGTCACTTG
This region of Electrophorus electricus isolate fEleEle1 chromosome 2, fEleEle1.pri, whole genome shotgun sequence genomic DNA includes:
- the cratb gene encoding carnitine O-acetyltransferase b codes for the protein MILEKLSRANFVLRSRKAFVRQAHSAVPPQPVPPLAQTLQRYLRALEPLLPSDELEHTQKMVQRFGSPGGLGERLQKGLDKRARHTHNWITDWWIQWAYLESRQPLAVHSNPAISLPRRDFSDWRGQLVFASKLISAVLDFKARVDSGRLSVEYMRGRPLCLELFPQLFSSCRVPGPKHDHVVHYGRPRRGPTHITVVRNYQFFQLDVYNSDGTPLTQSQIHAQLCRIRSQSWKTDKEPMGILTSEHRHTWGQAYNRLLQDKVNKESVRLIEKGLFTLCLDSPVMRISDEKYASRMAAQILHGGGTYSNSGNRWFDKTLQFVIGEDGSWGLLYEQATAEGPPIATLLHHILQYCKKADTVRAPLIPLPMPKKLYFYIDPAIKWDIEMAKQNLDILINDLDITCFNFQRFGKEFPKQFILSPNSFIQLAIQLAYYRVHSEVCATCDIASLRMFRGGRTDYIRSPTNQMLSFIQAFDDPSVSREAKVELLREAVETYSQLTDQALQGQGIDRHLLGLKLQAIEEGLSVPRMFMDTAYGLATHFKLRTGQVPTNTDSVMCFGPLVPDGYAVCYNPQSDHVHFSVTAFNCCEETNAEHLALTLESALCDLQELLQPSP